From Rhodoferax sp. AJA081-3, the proteins below share one genomic window:
- the typA gene encoding translational GTPase TypA — MSSSKQIRNIAIIAHVDHGKTTMVDQLLRQSGTFAQHEKVVDTVMDNNAIEKERGITILAKNCAVSWEGTHINIVDTPGHADFGGEVERALSMVDGVLLLIDAQEGPMPQTRFVTKKALALGLKPIVVVNKVDKPGANPDKVVNAAFDLFDKLGATDEQLDFPVVYASGINGWSSLEEGGQGEQWGPDMSALFNTVLKHVPANSGDPKAPLQLQISALDFSSFVGRIGVGRISQGTIKPGMDVLVMEGPEGKQVKGRINQVLTFQGLDRVQSLEAGPGDIVLINGIEDIGIGVTVTDPANPAPLPMLKVDEPTLTMNFCVNTSPLAGREGKYVTSRQIWDRLQKELQHNVALRVNETDEEGIFEVMGRGELHLTILLENMRREGYEMAVSKPRVMFKDIDGVKHEPIEMVTADIEETHQGGVMQALGERKGELVNMEPDGRGRVRLEYRIPARGLIGFTNEFLNLTRGSGLISNIFDCYEPHKGDIGGRKNGVLISMDAGEIFTYALGKLDDRGRMFVKANDPVYEGMIVGIHSRDNDLVVNATRTKQLTNFRVSGKEDAIKITPPIELTLEYGVEFIEDDELVEITPKSVRLRKRHLTESERKRAGRS, encoded by the coding sequence ATGAGCTCTAGCAAACAAATCCGCAATATTGCGATCATCGCCCACGTTGACCACGGCAAGACCACCATGGTCGACCAGTTGTTGCGCCAGTCCGGTACCTTTGCCCAGCACGAGAAAGTCGTCGACACGGTGATGGACAACAACGCTATCGAAAAAGAGCGTGGCATCACGATCCTGGCCAAAAACTGCGCCGTCAGCTGGGAAGGCACCCACATCAACATCGTCGACACCCCCGGACACGCGGACTTTGGCGGCGAAGTGGAACGTGCCCTGTCCATGGTCGACGGCGTACTGTTGCTCATCGACGCACAAGAGGGTCCTATGCCCCAGACCCGTTTCGTGACCAAGAAGGCGCTGGCCCTGGGCCTGAAGCCTATCGTCGTCGTCAACAAGGTGGACAAGCCAGGTGCCAACCCCGACAAGGTCGTCAACGCTGCATTCGACCTGTTCGACAAGCTGGGCGCGACCGATGAACAGCTGGATTTCCCTGTGGTGTACGCATCCGGCATCAACGGATGGTCCTCGTTGGAAGAGGGCGGTCAAGGTGAACAGTGGGGTCCCGACATGTCGGCCCTGTTCAACACCGTGCTGAAACACGTGCCGGCCAACTCGGGTGACCCCAAGGCTCCACTGCAGTTGCAAATCTCCGCGTTGGACTTTTCCTCGTTTGTCGGCCGCATCGGCGTGGGCCGTATCAGCCAGGGCACCATCAAACCCGGCATGGACGTCTTGGTGATGGAAGGCCCTGAGGGCAAACAGGTCAAGGGCCGTATCAACCAGGTCTTGACCTTCCAGGGTCTGGACCGCGTGCAGTCCCTCGAAGCCGGACCTGGCGACATCGTGCTGATCAACGGTATCGAAGACATTGGTATCGGCGTCACGGTGACCGACCCCGCCAACCCCGCGCCGCTGCCCATGCTGAAGGTGGACGAGCCCACGCTGACGATGAACTTCTGCGTCAACACCAGCCCACTGGCCGGTCGTGAAGGCAAGTACGTTACCAGCCGCCAGATCTGGGACCGCCTGCAAAAAGAGCTGCAGCACAACGTGGCGCTGCGCGTCAACGAGACCGACGAAGAAGGTATCTTCGAAGTGATGGGCCGTGGTGAATTGCACCTGACCATCCTTTTGGAAAACATGCGCCGCGAAGGCTACGAAATGGCCGTGTCCAAGCCCCGCGTGATGTTCAAGGACATCGACGGTGTCAAACACGAGCCCATCGAAATGGTGACCGCTGATATCGAAGAAACCCACCAGGGTGGCGTGATGCAAGCCCTGGGCGAACGCAAGGGTGAGTTGGTGAACATGGAGCCGGACGGCCGCGGCCGTGTCCGCCTGGAATACCGCATCCCGGCCCGTGGCCTGATCGGTTTCACCAATGAATTTTTGAATCTGACCCGCGGCTCCGGCCTGATCTCCAATATTTTCGACTGCTACGAGCCGCACAAGGGCGACATCGGCGGCCGCAAAAACGGCGTGTTGATCTCCATGGACGCCGGTGAAATCTTCACCTACGCACTGGGCAAGCTGGACGACCGCGGCCGCATGTTTGTGAAGGCCAACGATCCGGTATACGAAGGCATGATTGTGGGCATCCACAGCCGTGACAACGACCTGGTCGTTAACGCCACACGCACCAAACAGCTGACCAACTTCCGCGTGTCCGGCAAGGAAGACGCGATCAAGATCACGCCCCCGATTGAGCTGACGCTGGAATACGGCGTGGAATTCATCGAGGACGACGAGCTGGTCGAAATCACGCCCAAGTCGGTGCGCTTGCGCAAGCGCCACCTGACCGAGAGCGAGCGCAAACGCGCCGGACGGTCTTAA
- the truB gene encoding tRNA pseudouridine(55) synthase TruB — protein sequence MVQAPRARVTRRPVHGVLLLDKPLGWSSNDALQKVKWLLRAEKAGHTGTLDPLATGVLPLCFGAATKFSQMQLDADKEYEATALLGIKTSTGDAEGEVIEVRPVHVDAAAVARVVPRFTGPILQTPPMHSALKKDGKALYEYARAGIEVEREARAVTIHMLNVALAPVDAGQIAINMVVKCSKGTYIRTLGEDLGEALGCGAHLTRLRRTATGSFTAAQCVTLEALEAMTEEERMACLLPVDALLERHTPVTLDSENTVRFLSGVRRRGNWADEKQVAVYSIEPHALLGTAHTEAGELIPGRLLSPLEIAQSQTQQADSSKEAA from the coding sequence ATGGTTCAAGCGCCACGTGCACGGGTCACTAGGCGCCCCGTGCATGGGGTGCTGTTGCTGGACAAGCCATTGGGCTGGTCGAGCAACGACGCCTTGCAAAAGGTCAAATGGCTGTTACGCGCCGAGAAGGCTGGCCACACCGGCACGCTGGACCCGTTGGCCACGGGCGTGCTGCCGCTGTGTTTTGGTGCCGCCACCAAGTTCAGCCAAATGCAACTGGATGCAGACAAGGAATATGAAGCTACGGCGCTGCTGGGGATCAAAACCAGCACCGGTGATGCGGAAGGTGAAGTGATTGAAGTGCGGCCGGTCCATGTGGACGCAGCCGCGGTGGCGCGGGTTGTACCCCGGTTCACCGGGCCCATACTGCAGACGCCGCCCATGCACAGTGCCTTGAAGAAGGATGGCAAAGCTCTGTACGAATATGCGCGTGCCGGGATAGAAGTAGAGCGGGAAGCACGCGCAGTCACAATTCATATGCTGAATGTGGCTCTAGCCCCCGTAGATGCTGGTCAGATTGCTATCAATATGGTAGTAAAATGCAGCAAGGGCACGTATATCCGTACCCTGGGTGAAGACCTCGGAGAGGCCCTGGGTTGTGGTGCCCACCTGACCCGCCTGCGCAGAACCGCGACGGGCTCGTTCACGGCGGCACAGTGCGTGACCTTGGAAGCGCTGGAGGCCATGACAGAAGAAGAACGGATGGCCTGTCTATTACCGGTGGACGCGCTGTTGGAGCGCCACACACCGGTCACGTTGGACAGCGAAAATACGGTCCGGTTCTTGAGCGGCGTGCGCCGTCGCGGAAACTGGGCCGACGAGAAACAGGTTGCGGTGTACAGCATCGAACCGCACGCTTTGTTGGGCACGGCCCATACGGAAGCGGGGGAGTTGATACCGGGGCGCTTGCTGAGCCCGCTTGAGATTGCACAGTCTCAAACCCAGCAAGCAGACAGCAGTAAGGAAGCTGCCTGA
- the rbfA gene encoding 30S ribosome-binding factor RbfA, which yields MARKKSSTPHRGFRVADQIQRDLTELIARELKDPRVGMVTIQAVEVTPDYAHAKVFFSMLTGDPVACAEGLNQAAGFLRAGLFKRLHIHTVPTLHFHFDRTTERAADMNALIAQAVASRSKNEE from the coding sequence ATGGCGCGTAAGAAGTCTTCCACCCCCCACCGCGGTTTCCGCGTGGCCGATCAGATCCAGCGGGATCTGACCGAGTTGATCGCGCGCGAGTTGAAAGACCCGCGCGTCGGCATGGTGACGATCCAGGCGGTCGAAGTGACGCCAGACTATGCCCATGCCAAGGTGTTTTTTAGCATGCTGACCGGCGACCCGGTGGCCTGTGCAGAAGGTCTAAATCAAGCGGCGGGCTTTCTGCGCGCGGGCTTGTTTAAACGGCTGCACATCCACACCGTGCCTACCTTGCACTTCCATTTCGACCGCACCACGGAGCGCGCGGCGGATATGAATGCTTTGATTGCGCAGGCTGTAGCCTCTCGCTCGAAGAACGAGGAATAG
- the infB gene encoding translation initiation factor IF-2, translating into MSSTTVAEFANELKKSTDTLLDQLKSAGVAKASASDVLTDADKHSLLNFLQAAHGTASPDRKKITLVKKQTTEIKQADATGKARTIQVEVRKKRTFVRRDDDVVAAPEAAPEEVQATAPAVPLIDDAELARREEEARRQAELIRRQEEELAQRRRDREEQEARTREAADKAAAELQAQKDSEATKKVKNKAAGEAAEAQAQAQAEEAARNAALAIEKSAAAAAASKAAADEEVARAVDLGDRRRKAEAEAAAIRSMMSAPKRVLVAHKPEPVKAPVADPKALKGTLHKPAAGSTVAKPAKPGAPAAPASTTGAGKEVKSAKLSSSWAGDPAKKKAIPTRGDTGAGAGRSTNWRAGPRGRRGSNDRDRDHHQVASAPTEARVLEVHVPETITVAELAHKMAVKASEVIKHLMKLGQMVTINQPLDQDTAMIVVEEMGHKAMVAALDDAEAFTDDEVLQQHAEALPRAPVVTVMGHVDHGKTSLLDYIRRAKVASGEAGGITQHIGAYHVETPRGVVSFLDTPGHEAFSAMRARGANATDIVILVVAADDGVMPQTKEAIKHAKAAGVPIVVAINKIDKPDANPERVKNELVVEEVIPEEFGGSSPFVSVSAKTGQGIDELLEQVLLQAEVLELKAPVDAMAKGLVIEARLDKGRGPVATILVQSGTLKTGDVVLAGQTYGRVRAMLDENGRAIKTAGPSIPVEIQGLTEVPQAGDEFMVLADERRAREIATYRAGKFRNTKLAKQQAAKLENMFTDISAGEVKMVPIIVKADVQGSQEALAQSLLKLSTDEVKVQMVYAAVGAISESDVNLAIAAKAVIIGFNTRADAGARKLAENNGVDIRYYDIIYDAVDDLKLAMSGMLTPDKKEEVIGTAEIRQVLKVSKIGSIAGCMVTSGLVRRTAKLRLLRGNMVIYTGELDSLKRFKDDAKEVKENFECGLTIKNYNDIQEGDALEFYEIREIARTL; encoded by the coding sequence ATGTCCAGTACGACCGTCGCCGAGTTTGCCAATGAACTCAAAAAATCCACTGATACGCTGCTTGACCAGCTGAAGTCGGCCGGAGTCGCCAAAGCGTCCGCCTCCGATGTCCTGACAGATGCTGACAAGCACAGCCTGTTAAATTTTTTACAGGCCGCGCATGGCACTGCCAGCCCAGACCGTAAAAAGATCACGCTGGTCAAAAAGCAGACCACAGAGATCAAACAGGCGGATGCCACGGGCAAGGCCCGCACCATCCAGGTCGAAGTGCGGAAAAAGCGTACCTTTGTGCGCCGAGACGACGACGTTGTTGCAGCCCCTGAAGCGGCGCCCGAAGAAGTGCAGGCCACGGCGCCAGCCGTTCCCTTGATTGACGACGCCGAATTGGCGCGCCGTGAGGAAGAAGCGCGCCGCCAGGCCGAGCTGATCCGCCGCCAGGAAGAAGAACTGGCCCAGCGCCGCCGCGACCGCGAAGAGCAGGAAGCCCGTACCCGCGAAGCAGCTGACAAGGCTGCAGCCGAGCTGCAAGCCCAAAAGGACTCCGAAGCGACCAAAAAGGTCAAGAACAAGGCTGCAGGCGAAGCCGCCGAAGCCCAGGCCCAGGCGCAAGCCGAAGAGGCCGCCCGCAACGCCGCGCTGGCGATTGAGAAGTCCGCGGCAGCCGCTGCTGCCTCCAAGGCCGCCGCCGATGAAGAAGTGGCGCGTGCCGTAGACCTGGGTGACCGCCGCCGCAAGGCCGAGGCCGAGGCCGCCGCGATTCGTTCCATGATGTCCGCGCCCAAACGTGTGCTGGTGGCCCACAAGCCAGAGCCCGTCAAGGCGCCCGTTGCGGACCCGAAAGCCCTCAAGGGCACTTTGCACAAACCCGCTGCAGGATCGACTGTTGCAAAGCCAGCCAAACCTGGCGCACCGGCAGCCCCCGCATCCACAACGGGCGCTGGCAAGGAAGTCAAATCGGCCAAGCTGTCGTCCAGCTGGGCAGGTGATCCTGCCAAGAAGAAGGCCATTCCCACCCGTGGTGACACCGGTGCAGGCGCCGGCCGCTCCACCAACTGGCGCGCTGGCCCACGTGGCCGACGTGGCAGCAACGACCGTGACCGCGACCATCACCAGGTGGCATCGGCGCCGACCGAGGCGCGCGTGCTGGAAGTCCATGTGCCAGAAACCATCACCGTGGCCGAACTGGCGCACAAGATGGCTGTCAAGGCATCCGAGGTCATCAAACATTTGATGAAGCTGGGCCAGATGGTCACCATCAACCAGCCGCTGGACCAAGACACCGCCATGATCGTAGTGGAAGAAATGGGCCACAAGGCCATGGTTGCCGCACTGGATGATGCAGAAGCCTTTACCGACGACGAAGTCTTGCAACAGCACGCCGAGGCACTGCCGCGCGCGCCGGTTGTCACCGTCATGGGTCACGTCGACCACGGTAAAACATCGCTGCTGGATTACATCCGCCGCGCCAAAGTCGCCTCGGGCGAAGCCGGTGGTATCACCCAACACATTGGTGCCTACCACGTGGAAACACCACGCGGTGTGGTGTCTTTCCTGGATACCCCAGGTCACGAGGCCTTCTCGGCCATGCGTGCCCGTGGTGCCAACGCCACCGACATCGTGATTCTGGTCGTGGCAGCGGACGACGGTGTGATGCCCCAGACCAAGGAAGCCATCAAACACGCCAAGGCGGCCGGTGTTCCTATCGTCGTGGCCATCAACAAGATCGACAAGCCCGATGCCAACCCCGAGCGGGTGAAAAACGAGCTGGTGGTGGAAGAGGTGATTCCTGAAGAATTCGGTGGTAGCTCTCCTTTCGTGTCCGTGTCGGCCAAAACCGGCCAAGGCATTGACGAGCTGCTGGAGCAAGTGCTGCTGCAAGCCGAAGTGCTGGAATTGAAAGCACCGGTCGACGCCATGGCCAAGGGCCTGGTGATTGAAGCCCGTCTGGACAAGGGCCGTGGCCCGGTTGCCACCATCCTTGTGCAATCCGGCACGCTCAAGACCGGTGATGTGGTGTTGGCAGGCCAGACCTATGGCCGCGTGCGCGCCATGCTGGACGAAAACGGCCGTGCCATCAAGACGGCTGGACCATCGATTCCGGTCGAAATCCAGGGCTTGACCGAAGTGCCACAAGCGGGTGATGAATTCATGGTCCTGGCCGATGAGCGCCGCGCCCGTGAAATCGCCACCTACCGTGCCGGCAAGTTCCGCAACACCAAGCTGGCCAAGCAACAAGCTGCCAAGCTGGAAAACATGTTCACCGACATCTCGGCTGGCGAAGTCAAGATGGTGCCCATCATCGTCAAGGCCGACGTGCAGGGTTCGCAAGAAGCCTTGGCCCAGTCGCTGCTCAAGCTGTCGACCGACGAAGTCAAGGTGCAGATGGTGTACGCCGCTGTGGGCGCGATCAGCGAATCCGATGTCAACCTGGCGATTGCCGCCAAGGCCGTCATCATCGGTTTCAACACCCGTGCCGATGCCGGTGCGCGCAAGCTGGCCGAGAACAATGGCGTGGACATCCGTTACTACGACATCATTTACGACGCCGTGGACGACCTGAAGCTGGCCATGTCGGGCATGCTGACGCCGGACAAGAAGGAAGAAGTCATCGGTACCGCCGAGATTCGCCAGGTGCTCAAGGTGTCCAAGATCGGTTCGATCGCGGGTTGTATGGTTACCTCGGGTCTGGTGCGCCGCACCGCCAAGCTGCGTTTGCTGCGCGGCAACATGGTCATCTACACCGGCGAGCTGGATTCGCTCAAGCGCTTCAAGGACGACGCGAAGGAAGTCAAGGAAAACTTCGAGTGCGGCTTGACAATCAAGAACTACAACGACATCCAAGAGGGTGACGCACTGGAGTTCTATGAGATCCGCGAAATCGCCCGTACGCTGTAA
- the nusA gene encoding transcription termination factor NusA, with the protein MNRELLMLVEAISREKNVERDVVLGAVEAALAQATKKLYPGDVDIRVALDRDSGNYETFRRWHVVPDEAGLQLPDQEILLFEAKEQIPDIEVDEHIEESVPSVPIGRIGAMAAKQVILQKIRDAEREMLLNDFMSRGEKIFVGTVKRMDKGDLIVESGRVEGRLRRSEMIPKENLRTGDRVRAMIMEVDLTLRGAPIVLSRSAPEFMVELFRQEVPEIEQGLLEIKSCARDAGSRAKIAVLSHDKRVDPIGTCVGVRGTRVNGVTNELAGERVDIVLWSEDPAQFVIGALAPANVSSIVVDEERHAMDVVVDEENLAIAIGRGGQNVRLASELTGWRINILDAAESAQKQASETDQGRKLFMEKLDVDEEIADILIAEGFTSLEEVAYVPLQEMLEIESFDEETVTELRNRAKNALLTMEIAHEESVEEVSQDLRDLEGLTPELIGKLADGGVHTLDDLADLAVDELTDITGQSEEDAKTLIMKAREHWFTDEAASQE; encoded by the coding sequence ATGAATCGCGAACTGTTGATGCTGGTAGAGGCAATTTCACGTGAGAAAAACGTGGAACGTGATGTGGTGTTGGGGGCAGTGGAAGCCGCCCTGGCCCAAGCGACCAAGAAGCTGTATCCCGGCGACGTGGATATCCGCGTCGCCCTGGACCGCGACAGTGGCAACTACGAAACCTTCCGCCGCTGGCATGTGGTCCCCGATGAAGCGGGCCTGCAATTGCCCGACCAGGAGATCCTGCTGTTTGAAGCCAAAGAGCAGATCCCCGACATCGAGGTGGACGAACACATCGAAGAGTCCGTGCCCTCCGTGCCGATTGGCCGTATTGGTGCCATGGCGGCCAAGCAGGTCATTCTGCAAAAGATCCGCGATGCGGAACGCGAAATGCTGCTGAACGACTTTATGTCGCGCGGCGAGAAGATCTTTGTGGGTACCGTCAAACGTATGGACAAGGGTGATCTGATTGTGGAGAGCGGCCGCGTGGAAGGCCGTCTGCGCCGCAGCGAGATGATCCCCAAGGAAAACCTGCGCACCGGCGACCGCGTACGCGCCATGATCATGGAAGTGGACCTGACCTTGCGTGGCGCTCCCATCGTGTTGTCGCGGTCGGCCCCTGAATTCATGGTCGAGTTGTTCCGCCAGGAAGTACCTGAAATTGAACAAGGCCTGCTGGAGATCAAATCCTGCGCCCGTGACGCCGGTAGCCGCGCCAAGATTGCCGTGTTGTCGCACGACAAGCGCGTTGACCCGATTGGCACCTGCGTCGGCGTGCGTGGCACCCGCGTGAACGGTGTGACCAATGAGCTGGCCGGCGAACGTGTCGACATCGTGTTGTGGAGCGAAGACCCTGCCCAGTTTGTGATTGGCGCCTTGGCTCCGGCCAATGTATCCAGCATCGTGGTGGACGAAGAGCGCCACGCGATGGACGTGGTGGTCGACGAAGAGAACCTGGCGATTGCAATTGGCCGTGGCGGTCAAAACGTACGTTTGGCGTCCGAGCTGACAGGTTGGCGCATCAATATTCTGGATGCCGCAGAGTCGGCTCAGAAACAAGCCAGCGAAACCGACCAGGGCCGCAAGCTGTTCATGGAAAAGCTGGATGTGGACGAAGAGATCGCCGACATCCTGATTGCCGAAGGTTTCACCAGCCTGGAAGAAGTGGCCTATGTGCCGCTGCAGGAAATGCTGGAGATCGAAAGCTTCGACGAAGAAACCGTGACCGAGTTGCGCAACCGTGCCAAGAACGCTTTGCTGACCATGGAAATCGCGCACGAAGAGAGCGTGGAAGAAGTGTCGCAAGACCTGCGTGACCTGGAAGGTCTGACGCCTGAATTGATCGGCAAGTTGGCCGACGGCGGCGTACACACACTCGACGACCTGGCCGACCTGGCGGTAGACGAGCTCACCGATATCACTGGCCAGTCTGAGGAAGACGCCAAGACCCTGATCATGAAGGCGCGCGAACATTGGTTTACCGATGAAGCCGCTTCTCAAGAGTAA
- the rimP gene encoding ribosome maturation factor RimP — translation MALQDIVEQTVSGLGYDLVEIERSAGGLLRITIDLPWTQPQEGVAPVEQFINVEDCEKVNRQLQFALEVDGIEYKRLEISSPGIDRPLRHAQDYERFVGHVIDITLKAPMGAAAGGQVHASRKKFRGTLEKVVGADGSVGWQIVWSDAPPVKPGQKVSKKRVPPPLQALGFTLDELRESRLAPIVSFKGRGGPGGTDGAEIGVEGDANKE, via the coding sequence GTGGCATTGCAGGACATTGTTGAACAAACCGTAAGTGGTCTGGGATATGACTTGGTGGAGATTGAACGCTCCGCCGGAGGCCTGCTGCGCATCACCATCGACCTGCCTTGGACACAACCCCAGGAAGGTGTCGCCCCGGTTGAACAGTTTATCAATGTTGAAGACTGCGAAAAGGTCAACCGCCAATTGCAGTTTGCGCTGGAAGTGGATGGTATCGAATACAAGCGGCTGGAGATCTCCTCGCCCGGTATCGACCGCCCTTTGCGCCATGCACAGGATTACGAGCGTTTTGTCGGCCATGTGATCGACATCACCCTGAAGGCACCCATGGGTGCTGCTGCTGGCGGGCAGGTGCACGCCAGTCGCAAGAAATTCCGCGGAACGCTGGAAAAAGTTGTAGGGGCCGATGGCTCCGTGGGTTGGCAAATCGTCTGGAGCGATGCGCCGCCGGTCAAGCCCGGTCAAAAGGTCAGCAAGAAGCGTGTTCCACCACCGTTGCAAGCCCTGGGCTTCACGCTGGATGAATTGCGTGAATCGCGTCTGGCGCCGATTGTCAGTTTCAAAGGCCGCGGTGGGCCTGGCGGTACGGATGGTGCAGAAATTGGCGTAGAAGGCGACGCGAATAAAGAATAA
- the fabI gene encoding enoyl-ACP reductase FabI: MGFLAGKKLLITGVLSNRSIAYGIAKACHDQGAELAFSYVGERFKDRITEFAADFNSKLIFDCDVGDDAQIEKLFVDLAVHWPKFDGFVHSIGFAPREAIAGNFLDGLTRENFRIAHDISAYSFPAMAKAALPYLNDNASLLTLSYLGGVRVVPSYNTMGLAKASLESSVRYLAEAVGQRGMRVNGISAGAIKTLAASGIKDFGKLLAISANAAPMRRNVTIDEVGNVAAFLLSDLASGMTAQITYVDCGVSQAAVAVMDAP, encoded by the coding sequence ATGGGATTTTTAGCAGGCAAAAAGTTACTGATTACGGGTGTGTTGTCCAACCGCTCCATTGCATACGGCATCGCCAAGGCCTGCCATGACCAGGGTGCCGAACTGGCCTTCAGTTATGTGGGCGAGCGCTTCAAGGACCGTATCACCGAATTCGCGGCCGACTTCAACTCCAAGCTGATTTTTGATTGCGACGTGGGAGACGATGCGCAGATCGAGAAGCTCTTCGTAGACTTGGCCGTGCACTGGCCCAAATTTGACGGTTTTGTGCACAGCATTGGTTTTGCCCCCCGCGAAGCCATCGCCGGTAACTTTCTGGATGGCCTGACCCGTGAAAACTTTCGCATCGCCCACGACATCAGCGCCTACAGCTTCCCGGCCATGGCCAAGGCTGCTCTGCCCTATCTGAATGACAACGCCTCGCTGCTGACGCTGTCCTATCTTGGCGGTGTGCGCGTGGTGCCCAGCTACAACACCATGGGCCTGGCCAAGGCTTCGCTGGAATCTTCCGTGCGTTACCTGGCCGAGGCTGTTGGCCAACGCGGCATGCGGGTGAACGGCATCAGCGCCGGTGCCATCAAGACACTGGCCGCCAGCGGCATCAAGGACTTTGGCAAACTGCTGGCCATCTCGGCCAACGCAGCACCGATGCGCCGCAACGTGACCATTGATGAAGTGGGCAATGTGGCCGCCTTCCTGCTCAGCGATCTGGCATCCGGCATGACCGCACAGATCACCTATGTGGATTGTGGTGTCAGCCAGGCGGCTGTAGCCGTTATGGACGCGCCTTAA